A window of Candidatus Dadabacteria bacterium genomic DNA:
GATGCCTCGGCGGTACTCCGGGTTCACCGCCAGAGCGGCGACAATTGCCGCCAAGCAATCCGCCGAATCTTCGGCACCTTCAACATCCACATAAAAGACATCCCAGTTTTCCCGAGGTTCGCGACGAAGTTCCAACATGAGGCTGGTCTTCCCGACCCGTCGCGGGGCAAGCATCAGAACATGCTCTCCCTGCTCCAGTTTTTCCCATAGCAGTTCCAGTTCGGATTCTCGTCCGTAGAGGTCTTCGCCGATTACCGCCTGTCCTGTAATGTTTTGCATCCGCTCGACTCCCGTTCAGATCAGGATGGAAAACAGAATACATGACAAGGGGTTTTTTGGCAATAAACTTTTTGGCAAAAAGTTTATTGCCATAGGGGAATCCACAGAAGATGCTATCGTCGCACTTCCACGAAATCCAAGGCAATCATTCAGGTCCAGAAAACCCGACAGACGCACAGTCAGTTTTTCAGCACAGCGGAAAACGGCGAAACACTATACACCCAAAGCGTAGTCACCATCACTCATCGCCTTTCGCCCAAGGACATGTCCGCCACGCACTTTCCTAGCCTCGCTCGCTCATCAGAAGCTCCTTCTCCCGCAGCCTCCCAGCCACTTTTTTTTCTTCTCGCGCGCCCTTTTCCTTATTATATATAAGAGCTCAGACTCCCCTTTCCTCAAGGCCCGGGGGAAGTTCCCCGTAATAGGGAGAGTCCTCCTCGTACATCTCAAGGACCTTATCCTTCGGCATGTCGCACATATCTTCCGTGAAACCGAACATCCTGCATATGTGGCGAAGCTCCTCCTCCCTTCCCGGAAGCGGGTCCATGGGCTGTATCAGTTTCTCCCCCTCAAGCTCCTTCCGCACGTCCTGGTTCTCGGCAAGCGGAGTTCCGTACTCGTTTGAGTGATAGAGCCTGTCGAACCTCTTCCTCGGTCTCTGGCCGGGATCCTCGGCCGGGTATCCCACCGTCATGAGCCAGATGGGAACTATGTTCTCGGGGGTCCCGAGAACCTTCGGGAACTCAGCCGGCTTTCTGCCCGTGGCTATAAGGCAGCACCCGAGGCCCAGGTCAGTGGCCGCGAGCATGGCGTTCGCTATTGCCTGGCCCGCCTCGACCCTTAGAAGATCCTCCGCCCTGTCCTTGGGAAAACTCATGAGCCTCGGATAGGTGCTCTCGGTAAGTATCTTGTAGGTCCAGCCGTGAGCGGCGGTTATGGCCCTCGCGGGAAACAGCACCTGGAAGGTCTGTATGAGCTCCTTGTACCAGGCGTCTAGGTTTATGAGCCACGCCACGATAATCGGGGCCTGGCGCAGGTGAATCTCGTTAAAAGCGGATCCGCATTCAACTATCTTCTCGAATTTCTCCGGGGGATAGGTCCTTTTGTCTATGACTATCGCCTCGGTCGAGTTGCAGTTGCCCTGGCAGGAGCAGTAGCGCGCCGCCTGGAGCATCTTCTGTATTTTCCAGTCCTCAACCTCTTTCCAGGGCTTATAGAACCTAAAGCTTCTCCTGGTGCCCATTGCTTCAAAAACTTCCATGTGAAATCCCTCCTCTATCTCTGGTTTGTTCTCTAAAAATTTCTTCCCCGCCGCGCCTAAAGAGTGGTCCAGCCCCCGTCTATAACGAGATCGGAGCCCGTAACGTACCGGGCCTCGTCCGAAGCTAGGTAAAGCACCGAGTGGGCCACCTCCTCCGCCTCGGCCCTTCTCACAAGGGGAATCATGTCGGCCGCTATCGCGTCGAGCTGCTCCTCCGCGTCAGGAGGGTTCCCCATGAACTCGGGGTCCATCTTGGTCTTTATGTAGCCGGGACAGACGGAGTTAGTCCTTATGTTGTCTTTCGCGTGATCAAGGGCCATGCTTCTCGTTATTTGCCTCACGGCTCCCTTGGAAGCGTTGTACGCAACGCAGCCCTCCATCCCCACGATGCCGAGCACGCTTGAGTTGTTGATTATGGAACCCCCGCCGTGCTTTGCCATGAGCGGAACCACGTACTTGCTTACGAGAAAAACCCCCTTCACGTTTATGTCGATCGTGCGGTCCCAGACCTCGTTAGAGGTCGTTACCACCGTGCCGCCCTCAAGGATCCCGGCGTTGTTAAACAGTATGTCGACCCTTCCGAAATCTCCGTAGAAGGCCTCTACCACCCTCCTTACGTCATCTTCCTTGGAAACGTCCCCGGGATAGGCCTTTATCTCCCCGGGACCCGGGTTCTCGGCCACCACTTCGTCAAGCCGCTCCGCGGTCCTGGACATTATGCCCACGTTGGCGCCTTCTGCTGAGAACAAAAGCGCCGTAGCTTTTCCTATTCCCTCTCCCCCGCCCGTTATGAGCGCCGTTTTTCCATCAAGTCTTCCCATTTTTTCCTCCTTGCTTGTGTTTTAGAGCTTCTTCTCAACCTTTATATTATATAATAGGAATTAGTTTCAAGAGCCAAAAAAAACTTTATTTTTCACCCAAGTACATTTTTCCATATCAGGTAGCGCCGTCTAATTATCCGTGTGAATTCCCGAAAACATCCAAGGAAAATCAAGAGCAGAGCAGTTTATTAAGTACGAATAAGTTATCGCGTTAGGTATATTTTTATACGTCAACTTACCAACACTATTAAATGAGAATGCAATACGAGTGTTTGTGCTTAATGGCATAACCAAAACGATAAAACGGGAAACAACAATCTGGATATGAATGAGGTGCTGCATGGCAGAAAGCCTTCCTTTCGAGCCTGATGACTTGGACCAGAAAACCGTATCTCCCTTAAAGGAACTAGGGGCGTATGAAGCGTTATGGGATCAAAAGGGCATGTCCTTCAAAAAAATTTCCGAAATGCACCAAGGCCGCTGGGAATCGTCTCTTTCTGATTTTGTGGACGAAGCCATTGCCTACGAGTTTGCCGGTCGTGTTCGCAGTTTGTTCGACGAGTCTGGGATTGACAAGTTCGGCGTTTGTGTTCGTGGTACGGGAGAATACCCCAAAGGCCTCTATGACGCCGTTTATCCGGTTGAATTGCTTTATTTTCAGGGATTGTGGGGTCTGGTTTTCACAAGATCAGTTGCGGTCGTGGGTACGCGCAAGCCGTCCGAAAAGGGAGTTGCTCGTACGCGCCGCCTTGTCAGAAACTTGGTGGAAAACAATTTCACCATAGTTTCAGGGTTAGCTTCTGGAATCGACACCGTCGCACACACTACAGCGATTGAGTCTGGAGGCCGGACCATAGGAGTAATTGGCACCCCGATTTCAAAATTCTATCCAAAGGAAAATGTTGAGCTTCAGAAGAAAATAGCAAAGGAGCATTTGCTTGTAAGCCAAATTCCAGTATGCCGTTACTTGCGGCAGGGGCCGCGCGGGAATCGGCTATTCTTTCCAGAGCGTAATATAACGATGTCCGCACTTGCCGAAGCAACTATTATTGTCGAGGCTGGCGAAACATCAGGAACTCTGGTTCAAGCTGCCGCGGCTCTTAAACAGGGAAGGAAATTATTCATCCTTGATAATTGTTTTTGCAATTCCACTCTCACTTGGCCAAGAACTTTTCTTGAGAAAGGCGCTATAAGGGTTGCTGATTACGAAGATATAAGGAGACATCTTGGCTCTTAGGCTCTGCAAGATTGATGATCTCTTACGAAGCGATCATTTATATCTTACGGAAGATGATCATTGCTTTTTTTTTCGGGAATATACCGCAAACAAGAGCTACGATTACGGCGAAACTAACGACCTAATTCAGAATTTTAAGAAAGAGCTAGATAAAAAAGGTACATCTCAATGGAAATACAAGGGAAAGGCAATAAACAAAATAGCGGAAGAATTTCGGGAATCGTTAAAAGCGGAATGGTTTGAGGAATACACCTTAGTTCCGATTCCACCATCAAAATCAAAAGAAGACCCACTCTATGACGATCGTATGGTTCAAATGCTTAAGATTTTTGGGCAAGGGCTTAACCTTGATATCCGTGAATTGGTCCTGCAACGCGAAAGTACCCCACCATTTCACAAAATCACCCCTCGTCCACCTTGGGAAGACCTAGTTGATAACTATTACATTGACGAAAATATCGCAAATCCTGAACCGAAAAAGATTATTTTATTTGATGACCTTCTCACTGAAGGCGCACATTTCAAAGCTGCCCAACATGTTCTTGAGAAGAGATATCCCGGCATAATTACCAGAGGGGTTTTTATAGCACGACGAGTATATGCGGATGCCGAAGAAATTTAAGAAAGAACTCTGAAGCAACTCATATAGAGCTATAGGTGGCTTGATTAACGTATCTGCCGTAGAAATATACGCAGGAATATAAAGTGGTTGCCTTACAGCGTTGGAGTTCGGCCGCAGGGAAATCAAGAACTATTTCTTTGGCAGGATCGTATATAATAATCCATTATGAGCAACGGGAAATCCTTTATGATAGGTGGAGTCCGGCTTCAGGTTCTTTCCGAAATCCTCCACCGCAGTCACGAGGAGCTTCGCCGGGAAGACAGGACTTGGCAATGAAGGATCGTTTTCATGATTGAATACGACAAATTTCAAAATTCCCTGAAACGCCTTGAGGAACAGTACGGAAATTACCGTGCCATAGAGAACTCTGACCTGGATTCGATAATGTGGGAAGCTGTGGCCGAGTCGGTCATACACAGGTTTGAGGTCTGTTACGACTGCCTATGGGAGGTGCTGAGACGCCACCTCGCAGAGGAGCTCGGCGTTCCAGATGCCCCAAACAGCCCGAAACCTGTTTTCAGACTGGCCTTTGAAAACAACCTTCTCCCCTCACCGATCGAAAAATGGCTTGATTACGCAAACAGCCGCATCAATACAAGCCATGACTATGATGAGGGAAAGGCCAGAAGATGCCTTGGAATCATAAGCAGCTTTATTGACAATGCCACAGGTCTTTACGAAACAATGAGCGGAGAAACATGGAAACAGTAAAAGCTATTGATATCTCTTCTGAGCAGCGCGGCGTTCTTCTTGCGCTGCTTAAAAAGCATCTTCCGAATACCCGCGTCTGGGTATACGGTTCCCGCGCGAGGCTTGCCGCGAAAAAGAGTTCGGACCTCGACATGGTGGTATTTGCC
This region includes:
- a CDS encoding nitroreductase family protein, producing MEVFEAMGTRRSFRFYKPWKEVEDWKIQKMLQAARYCSCQGNCNSTEAIVIDKRTYPPEKFEKIVECGSAFNEIHLRQAPIIVAWLINLDAWYKELIQTFQVLFPARAITAAHGWTYKILTESTYPRLMSFPKDRAEDLLRVEAGQAIANAMLAATDLGLGCCLIATGRKPAEFPKVLGTPENIVPIWLMTVGYPAEDPGQRPRKRFDRLYHSNEYGTPLAENQDVRKELEGEKLIQPMDPLPGREEELRHICRMFGFTEDMCDMPKDKVLEMYEEDSPYYGELPPGLEERGV
- a CDS encoding glucose 1-dehydrogenase: MGRLDGKTALITGGGEGIGKATALLFSAEGANVGIMSRTAERLDEVVAENPGPGEIKAYPGDVSKEDDVRRVVEAFYGDFGRVDILFNNAGILEGGTVVTTSNEVWDRTIDINVKGVFLVSKYVVPLMAKHGGGSIINNSSVLGIVGMEGCVAYNASKGAVRQITRSMALDHAKDNIRTNSVCPGYIKTKMDPEFMGNPPDAEEQLDAIAADMIPLVRRAEAEEVAHSVLYLASDEARYVTGSDLVIDGGWTTL
- a CDS encoding DNA-protecting protein DprA, whose translation is MAESLPFEPDDLDQKTVSPLKELGAYEALWDQKGMSFKKISEMHQGRWESSLSDFVDEAIAYEFAGRVRSLFDESGIDKFGVCVRGTGEYPKGLYDAVYPVELLYFQGLWGLVFTRSVAVVGTRKPSEKGVARTRRLVRNLVENNFTIVSGLASGIDTVAHTTAIESGGRTIGVIGTPISKFYPKENVELQKKIAKEHLLVSQIPVCRYLRQGPRGNRLFFPERNITMSALAEATIIVEAGETSGTLVQAAAALKQGRKLFILDNCFCNSTLTWPRTFLEKGAIRVADYEDIRRHLGS
- a CDS encoding nucleotidyltransferase substrate binding protein; the protein is MIEYDKFQNSLKRLEEQYGNYRAIENSDLDSIMWEAVAESVIHRFEVCYDCLWEVLRRHLAEELGVPDAPNSPKPVFRLAFENNLLPSPIEKWLDYANSRINTSHDYDEGKARRCLGIISSFIDNATGLYETMSGETWKQ
- a CDS encoding nucleotidyltransferase domain-containing protein, which gives rise to METVKAIDISSEQRGVLLALLKKHLPNTRVWVYGSRARLAAKKSSDLDMVVFAGSGQRRQVGDLREALEQSDLPFRVDLFVWDDMPERFREKIEGDHVTLVSPDH